One Thalassotalea hakodatensis DNA segment encodes these proteins:
- the leuB gene encoding 3-isopropylmalate dehydrogenase, with amino-acid sequence MSNIAVLAGDGIGPEVMKEAVKVMSAAAKKFNFTLNFNSYDVGGCAIDNHGTALPQSTIAGCEKADAILFGSVGGPKWENLPPTEQPERASLLGLRGHFGLFCNMRPAQLQPAMSNLSPLRADISAAGFDILVMRELTGGIYFGEPKGRKNAGTAEEAGFDTMIYSKAEITRIAKLAFEAAQKRNNKVTSIDKANVLATSILWREVVNNIAKDYPDVTLEHMYVDNAAMQLVKDPAQFDVMLCSNLFGDILSDICAMITGSMGLLPSASLNEQGFGMYEPAGGSAPDIAGKGIANPIAQILSGALLLRYSLNQDEAATAIEFAVAKALDKGHFTGDLLPAEQINKAKTTQEMGDIICNIIQES; translated from the coding sequence ATGTCAAACATTGCAGTATTAGCCGGTGATGGTATCGGCCCAGAAGTCATGAAAGAAGCGGTCAAAGTGATGTCGGCCGCCGCCAAAAAATTTAATTTCACCTTAAATTTCAACAGCTATGATGTCGGTGGTTGTGCCATCGACAATCACGGTACAGCGCTACCTCAATCAACCATTGCAGGTTGTGAGAAAGCCGATGCCATTTTATTCGGCTCTGTTGGCGGCCCTAAGTGGGAAAACCTGCCACCGACAGAACAACCTGAACGTGCATCTTTATTAGGGCTACGCGGGCATTTTGGTTTATTTTGTAATATGAGGCCTGCACAATTACAACCTGCCATGTCTAACTTATCTCCTTTACGTGCAGACATTTCAGCAGCAGGCTTTGATATTCTAGTGATGCGCGAGCTTACTGGTGGCATCTACTTTGGAGAACCCAAAGGCAGAAAAAATGCAGGTACTGCTGAAGAGGCAGGCTTTGACACTATGATTTATTCAAAAGCTGAAATTACTCGCATTGCAAAATTAGCTTTTGAAGCTGCGCAAAAAAGAAACAACAAAGTAACCTCTATTGATAAGGCAAATGTGCTTGCTACCTCTATTTTATGGCGAGAGGTTGTGAATAATATCGCAAAAGATTACCCCGATGTAACGCTGGAACATATGTATGTTGACAATGCCGCAATGCAATTAGTGAAAGACCCTGCACAATTTGATGTCATGCTTTGCTCAAATTTATTCGGTGATATTTTATCTGACATTTGCGCTATGATCACCGGTTCAATGGGACTATTACCATCAGCAAGTCTTAATGAGCAAGGCTTCGGCATGTATGAACCCGCTGGTGGCAGTGCACCTGATATTGCAGGTAAAGGTATTGCAAACCCTATTGCCCAAATTTTATCTGGAGCATTACTATTACGTTACAGCCTTAACCAAGATGAAGCAGCTACCGCAATTGAATTTGCAGTAGCAAAAGCACTAGATAAAGGCCACTTTACTGGTGACTTATTACCTGCCGAACAAATAAACAAAGCAAAAACAACCCAAGAAATGGGTGATATAATCTGCAACATTATTCAGGAGAGCTAA
- the leuA gene encoding 2-isopropylmalate synthase, protein MDNQVIIFDTTLRDGEQALTASLSVHEKLQIAQAIERLGVDIIEAGFPVSSPGDFHSVQQIAKTVKNSVVCGLARAVEADIQACGDALSVAEQFRIHTFISTSDVHVQQKLRKGFDDVEAMAINAVKFARKFTDDVEFSCEDAGRTPIDNLCRMVESAIKAGATTVNIPDTVGYTLPDEFGGIITQLFNRVPNIDQAVISVHCHNDLGLAVANSISAVQAGARQIESTINGIGERAGNCSLEEIAMIMKTRQDMLGVKTNINHQEIARTSKLVSQLCNMPVQPNKAIVGSNAFSHSSGIHQDGMLKAANTYEIMTPESVGIAKTKLNLTSRSGRHVIKHRMESLGYKESDYQLDKLYKDFLALADKKGQVFDDDLEALLFNIQQQDQKDHYTLESINVQSGGREYATAGIKLVIGDTSQISSATGNGPVDALYQAIKQSVDVDFEVSDYKISNKGSGEDGLGQAHLVVAWQGRNFHGYGLATDVIEASGQALVHCLNSIHRAITIAEIKEQKKISE, encoded by the coding sequence ATGGATAATCAGGTCATCATATTCGATACCACCTTACGCGATGGTGAACAAGCATTAACAGCCAGTTTATCAGTACATGAAAAACTACAAATTGCACAAGCAATAGAGCGACTTGGTGTTGATATTATTGAAGCTGGTTTTCCCGTTTCATCACCAGGTGATTTCCACTCAGTACAACAAATTGCCAAAACCGTCAAAAACTCAGTAGTTTGTGGTTTAGCAAGAGCAGTAGAAGCTGACATACAAGCATGTGGCGACGCATTAAGTGTTGCAGAACAATTTCGCATTCATACCTTTATTTCTACTTCAGATGTTCATGTACAGCAAAAATTACGCAAAGGCTTTGACGATGTAGAAGCAATGGCGATTAATGCGGTAAAATTTGCACGAAAGTTTACTGATGATGTTGAATTTTCTTGTGAAGACGCAGGAAGAACACCAATTGATAACTTATGTCGTATGGTAGAAAGCGCCATTAAAGCCGGTGCGACAACCGTAAACATCCCCGATACAGTTGGTTACACACTGCCCGATGAGTTTGGCGGTATAATCACCCAGTTATTTAATCGCGTGCCTAACATAGATCAAGCAGTTATTTCCGTACATTGCCACAATGATTTAGGATTAGCCGTTGCTAATTCAATTTCTGCGGTACAGGCTGGCGCAAGACAAATTGAGTCAACGATCAATGGCATTGGCGAACGAGCGGGTAATTGTTCATTAGAAGAAATAGCGATGATCATGAAAACTCGCCAAGATATGTTAGGGGTGAAAACAAATATAAACCATCAAGAAATCGCTCGCACTTCAAAGTTAGTTAGCCAACTTTGTAATATGCCAGTACAACCCAATAAAGCGATTGTAGGTAGCAATGCATTTAGTCATTCATCAGGTATACATCAAGATGGCATGTTAAAAGCAGCGAATACTTACGAGATCATGACACCTGAAAGCGTTGGTATTGCGAAAACTAAATTAAACTTAACTTCGCGAAGTGGCAGACATGTGATTAAACATCGCATGGAGAGCCTTGGATATAAAGAATCAGATTACCAATTAGATAAGCTATATAAAGACTTTTTAGCGTTAGCTGATAAGAAAGGCCAAGTGTTTGATGATGATTTAGAAGCGCTGTTGTTTAACATTCAACAGCAAGACCAAAAAGACCACTACACACTTGAATCTATCAACGTGCAATCTGGAGGCAGAGAATATGCTACAGCAGGTATTAAGTTAGTAATCGGTGATACAAGTCAGATTTCATCCGCGACAGGAAATGGTCCAGTAGATGCGTTATACCAAGCGATAAAGCAATCTGTAGATGTTGATTTTGAAGTAAGTGATTATAAAATTTCAAACAAAGGCTCTGGTGAAGATGGACTTGGTCAGGCTCATCTTGTTGTTGCTTGGCAAGGTAGAAATTTTCATGGTTACGGTTTAGCTACAGATGTCATTGAAGCATCAGGGCAAGCATTAGTGCACTGTTTAAACAGCATTCACCGTGCGATAACCATTGCTGAAATTAAAGAGCAGAAAAAAATAAGCGAATAA
- the leuD gene encoding 3-isopropylmalate dehydratase small subunit has protein sequence MEKFSTHTGLVAPLDAANVDTDQIIPKQFLQKTERVGFGQHLFHDWRYLDADGHQDNPDFVLNKPVYQGASILLTRENFGCGSSREHAPWAIQEFGFKVIIAPSFADIFYGNCINIGVLPIMLPEDQINTLFARSEEDQLSLEVDLINNTVKGQGFTFSFNVDKFHQYCLEEGIDSVGWTLNKLDKIKAFEANMPAWQ, from the coding sequence GTGGAAAAGTTTTCAACACATACGGGTTTAGTTGCTCCGTTAGATGCAGCAAATGTAGACACCGATCAAATTATACCTAAGCAATTTTTACAAAAAACGGAACGTGTTGGCTTTGGTCAGCATCTATTTCATGATTGGCGCTATCTTGATGCAGATGGCCATCAAGACAATCCTGACTTTGTATTAAACAAGCCTGTTTATCAAGGAGCCAGTATTTTGCTTACACGCGAGAATTTTGGTTGTGGTTCAAGTAGAGAGCACGCACCTTGGGCGATTCAAGAGTTTGGCTTTAAAGTTATTATTGCCCCTAGCTTTGCTGATATTTTTTATGGTAACTGTATCAACATTGGTGTTTTACCGATTATGTTACCAGAAGATCAAATCAATACATTATTTGCACGTTCAGAAGAAGACCAACTTTCATTGGAGGTTGATTTAATTAACAATACCGTAAAAGGACAAGGATTTACTTTTTCTTTTAACGTAGATAAGTTCCACCAGTATTGTCTTGAAGAAGGAATAGACAGTGTAGGCTGGACCCTAAACAAACTAGACAAAATTAAAGCTTTTGAAGCGAACATGCCTGCATGGCAATAA
- the leuC gene encoding 3-isopropylmalate dehydratase large subunit — MASTLYDKLWQRHLVEEKQGETPLLYVDRHLIHEVTSPQAFANLRFHNRALRCPERTIATMDHNISTRSIEITAAGEGAANQLRTLEKNCKEFGIELFGMGHKNQGIVHVMGPELGLTLPGTVIVCGDSHTATHGAFGALAFGIGTSEVEHVFATQTLRQTKAKTMKIEVKGNVGAGISAKDIILAIIGKTGSAGATGYVVEYCGEAIEALSMEERMTVCNMSIEFGAKAGLIAPDQTTFDYVEGREYAPKGDLWQQAVNDWKSLKSDDDAVFDSVLTLEAKDIKAQVTWGTTPGQVIEIDAVVPSPSDFSDPVERDSCEKALLYMGLIAGTKITDIKVNNVFIGSCTNSRIEDLRAAASVVEKYIAKGDKCAKEVTAIVVPGSYRVKAQAESEGLDKIFTQAGFEWRLPGCSMCLGMNDDKLNSGDRCASTSNRNFEGRQGRGSRTHLVSPEMAAAAAIEGHFVDLNA, encoded by the coding sequence ATGGCAAGCACACTTTACGATAAACTATGGCAGCGCCATCTTGTTGAAGAAAAACAAGGAGAAACACCGTTACTTTATGTAGATCGTCACTTAATCCACGAAGTAACTTCACCACAAGCTTTTGCTAATTTACGATTCCATAACCGAGCATTACGTTGCCCTGAGCGTACGATTGCCACGATGGATCACAATATCTCTACTCGCTCAATTGAAATTACAGCAGCAGGTGAAGGCGCAGCAAACCAATTACGAACGTTAGAAAAAAACTGTAAAGAGTTCGGTATCGAACTTTTCGGTATGGGACACAAAAACCAAGGCATAGTGCATGTAATGGGACCAGAATTAGGACTAACATTGCCAGGAACTGTTATTGTTTGTGGTGACTCTCATACAGCAACCCATGGTGCTTTTGGTGCTTTAGCATTTGGTATCGGTACCTCTGAAGTGGAACATGTTTTTGCCACGCAAACGTTGCGCCAAACTAAAGCAAAAACAATGAAAATTGAAGTTAAAGGCAACGTTGGTGCGGGCATAAGCGCGAAAGATATTATTTTAGCCATTATAGGCAAAACAGGTAGCGCAGGAGCAACTGGTTATGTGGTTGAATATTGTGGCGAAGCAATAGAAGCGCTTTCCATGGAAGAGCGAATGACCGTTTGCAACATGAGTATTGAGTTTGGTGCTAAAGCAGGATTGATCGCCCCAGATCAAACAACTTTCGATTATGTAGAAGGCCGTGAATACGCACCTAAGGGTGACTTATGGCAACAAGCGGTAAACGATTGGAAATCGTTGAAAAGTGATGACGATGCAGTATTTGATAGCGTATTAACGCTAGAAGCAAAAGATATCAAAGCCCAAGTGACTTGGGGCACAACACCGGGTCAGGTCATCGAAATCGACGCTGTAGTACCATCTCCTAGCGACTTTTCAGATCCTGTTGAACGTGATTCATGTGAGAAAGCATTATTGTATATGGGGCTAATCGCAGGAACTAAGATTACCGATATCAAAGTAAATAACGTGTTTATTGGTTCATGCACTAATTCTCGAATTGAAGACTTGCGCGCAGCAGCTTCAGTTGTTGAAAAATATATTGCTAAGGGTGATAAGTGTGCCAAAGAAGTCACAGCTATTGTTGTGCCTGGCTCATATCGCGTAAAAGCACAAGCAGAAAGCGAAGGTTTAGATAAAATATTCACCCAAGCAGGTTTTGAATGGCGTTTGCCAGGCTGCTCTATGTGTTTAGGTATGAATGACGACAAACTAAATTCAGGCGATCGCTGTGCTTCAACAAGCAACAGGAACTTTGAAGGTCGTCAAGGACGAGGTAGTAGAACTCATTTAGTCAGCCCTGAAATGGCAGCCGCGGCTGCTATCGAAGGTCATTTTGTCGATTTAAACGCATAG